From the Alkalibacter rhizosphaerae genome, one window contains:
- the relB gene encoding type II toxin-antitoxin system RelB family antitoxin: MLSVRCNPEDEYLIKTFAASKGMNVSEFLREAAIEKIQEEFDLEIIKEYLAVKDELPLYTAEEVDRELDL, encoded by the coding sequence ATGTTGTCCGTACGATGCAACCCAGAAGATGAATATTTGATCAAAACCTTTGCTGCTTCAAAAGGTATGAACGTTTCCGAGTTTTTAAGGGAAGCGGCTATTGAAAAAATTCAAGAAGAATTCGACTTGGAAATCATAAAAGAGTACCTGGCCGTCAAAGATGAGTTGCCACTATATACGGCAGAAGAGGTAGATCGGGAATTGGATTTATGA
- a CDS encoding type II toxin-antitoxin system RelE family toxin: protein MSYQLLYTEKSIKQLKKLDRSTQKLITNYMKNLGLLEEPRAKGKALSANWRGFWRYRIGDYRAICEIDDGRIVIVVIDVGHRKDIYK from the coding sequence ATGAGCTATCAACTATTGTATACAGAAAAAAGCATAAAACAGTTGAAAAAACTCGATCGATCCACACAAAAATTAATTACCAATTATATGAAAAACCTTGGCCTGTTGGAAGAGCCAAGGGCAAAAGGAAAAGCACTGTCCGCCAACTGGAGAGGTTTTTGGCGCTACCGAATCGGTGATTATCGTGCAATTTGTGAGATCGACGATGGAAGAATCGTGATCGTTGTAATCGACGTCGGCCACCGGAAAGACATTTACAAGTAG